A portion of the Lolium rigidum isolate FL_2022 chromosome 1, APGP_CSIRO_Lrig_0.1, whole genome shotgun sequence genome contains these proteins:
- the LOC124668822 gene encoding ATP-dependent Clp protease proteolytic subunit-related protein 2, chloroplastic, which yields MALPRTAPANSSCFHPRALASPASSLSVGTKVFVGLKAQTRLGSSESSCPNVNARFYTAVNRRVSLGLSNKRATRARISMMPVGTPRVPYRTPGEGTWQWLDIWNALYRERIIFIGDTIDEEFSNQLLASMLYLDSVDDSKKILLYINGPGGDLTPCMALYDTMLSLKSPIGTHCLGFAFNLAGFILAAGQKGSRTGMPLCRVSLQSPAGAARGQADDIENEANELNRIKNYLYGKLAEHTGHSVDQVHEDLSRVKRFDAEGALEYGIIDRIVRPSRIKKEGGSTTGQKKDLRNLGLG from the exons ATGGCGCTGCCCCGGACGGCGCCCGCCAACTCCTCCTGCTTCCACCCGCGAGCCCTCGCCAGCCCGGCCTCCTCTCTCAG CGTGGGCACCAAGGTCTTCGTCGGACTGAAGGCGCAGACCAGGCTCG GCTCGTCGGAGTCGTCGTGCCCCAACGTCAACGCCCGGTTCTACACCGCCGTCAACCGGAGGGTCTCACTGGG GTTATCGAACAAGAGAGCTACCAGGGCACGTATTTCAATGATGCCTGTTGGTACACCACGGGTACCTTACAGAACGCCTGGTGAAGGAACCTGGCAATGGCTTGACATATGGAATGCTTTA TATCGTGAACGTATTATCTTCATTGGGGACACTATCGATGAAGAATTTAGTAACCAACTATTGGCAAGCATGCTGTATCTCGACAGTGTTGATGACTCAAAAAAGATTCTTCTATACATCAATGGTCCAGGAGGCGAT CTTACACCATGCATGGCATTATATGATACCATGCTAAGCCTAAAAAGTCCTATTGGTACTCATTGCCTGGGCTTTGCATTCAACTTGGCAGGATTCATTCTTGCAGCTGGTCAGAAG ggttcacgtacTGGTATGCCTCTTTGCCGGGTTTCACTTCAATCACCTGCTGGAGCAGCTCGAGGCCAG GCTGATGATATAGAAAATGAAGCTAATGAACTTAATCGGATCAAAAACTATCTTTATGGCAAGTTAGCAGAGCACACAGGTCATTCTGTTGATCAG GTTCATGAGGACCTATCCAGGGTGAAGCGCTTCGATGCTGAAGGAGCCCTCGAGTACGGAATTATCGACCGTATCGTTAGGCCATCTCGGATCAAGAAAGAGGGCGGCTCGACCACTGGTCAAAAGAAGGATCTGCGAAACCTGGGGCTTGGTTAA